A single genomic interval of Nonomuraea rubra harbors:
- a CDS encoding VOC family protein, giving the protein MTTHPTSPDGPVRQLRLVVEAEDYEAALAFYRDVLGLPEQAAFSSGDGARVTILDAGRATLEIANPAQKVMIDEVEVGRQVAPKIRVAFEVDDTRATTERLVSAGATEVAPPTVTPWESLNARLDAPAGLHITVFQELLTQEERASLDGFGKES; this is encoded by the coding sequence ATGACCACGCACCCCACCTCCCCGGACGGCCCGGTCCGCCAGCTCAGGCTGGTCGTCGAGGCGGAGGACTACGAGGCCGCGCTGGCCTTCTACCGCGACGTGCTGGGCCTGCCCGAGCAGGCGGCGTTCTCCAGCGGGGACGGCGCCCGCGTGACGATCCTCGACGCGGGCCGCGCCACGCTGGAGATCGCCAACCCGGCGCAGAAGGTCATGATCGACGAGGTCGAGGTGGGGCGGCAGGTGGCGCCCAAGATCCGGGTCGCGTTCGAGGTGGACGACACCAGGGCCACCACCGAGCGGCTGGTCTCGGCGGGCGCGACGGAGGTGGCCCCGCCCACCGTCACACCGTGGGAGTCGCTGAACGCCCGCCTCGACGCGCCCGCCGGGCTGCACATCACGGTCTTCCAGGAACTGCTCACCCAGGAGGAACGCGCCTCGCTCGACGGGTTCGGCAAGGAGAGCTGA